The genomic DNA CCCCAACTGGCTGCGGCCCCCTGGTGGTGACCGCGCAGCTCCAGTGCCGGCTCTCCGGGCGCTCGGCCCAGGCGGGGCACTGGGGTGCAGATACGCCTGGGTGCGGGCGAGGGTCGGCCGTGCGTCGGCAAGGACACCAAGTTCAAAGCTGCGCACCGATCACTCCCGAGGGCGGCCGGGACTGCCCAGAGGCCGCCCGCACCCCGCGCGGGATGCGCCGCCCGAGCCCGCTCCGCCGCCGTGGCAGCCTGTGCACTGCGCTTTGCAATGTAAATTTCAGCGGGACAAATTGCTTATTAATAGTCTAGAAGGGAAgcgggtttctttctttcttcttttctttatctgtttttatttctgcatgGCCCCCAGCTATGCCCTGGGCAGCCTCGCCGCCCAGcagttttctcttcatttcaatatcctaaagaaaatgcaaatttccagtgtggcctttttaaaaagttaaattagcAACAGCTTTAAGTGACTCCATTAGTATGGaaaacatacacatttttaatgtGAGAATAGCTTCCTTTTAACGGGGCTCATTCTGGACTGTAAATTTAGCAGACCCCCGCATTGGTAAAGAATCAAGTCGCGGCTAAACGTGTCGCCAGAGGCGCACCCCCGGTGTGGCCTGCGCCGGGCTTCCCAGGAGAGGCCGTCCCGACGCCGCGTGCCGCTGGACCCCCGTCCGCTGGCTCGGATCCCTTAGAAGTCGGGAGAATGTGGCGAAAGGATTTGtgcaagagggaaaggaggagggctTGACACATTTCTGTCCAAGGGCAGTgtgctctcccttccctcccagcctCGTCCTCCCGGTCCCCGCAGCTGAGATAATTACGCGAGCGGACTGACCGGGCCCGGCCGCGgtcacccacctccccacctttGCGCAGGAGAAGGGATGTGTACACGCTCCGTTAAGGTGTGGCCAAGGAGTGGGCGAAGGTGGCGGCAGAGGAGGGCGTCAGTCCCGTGCCATCCCGTTCACCTCCACCCCTTGGCTCTCTACCACCCCAACTCCTTTGCCCGGGTTGGCAAACCCGTGCTTCAAACCAGAATCTCACTGGCAAACTTTTGCGCTCCGTTGGCTTCCACAGGAGGTTGTTCAGTTCCATCATGGGATCTGGCTCTCCCCCTCCTTTACCTTTAAGCCAGTGGCAGGGCACTCCATCCCCGTCCAGGAAAGAGTTAAGATTTATGGTGTACTGGAGAGGTCTTGTTAGGAtgtaatctgcatttttaaactaCTGCGTAATAAAAAGTGAGAAGTTTTGAGACACCTTTCTTGATTATACCTCTGGCGATACTTTAGGTTTtgcatttaatttgcattttgttcTTAGTGAATATTGAAGTCTTGAGTGGAGGATTGAATTTTATTAGGACATCTGGACTGACAATATCAAATCAGACACCAGTGTCCCAAAGCATGCTAAAATTTCAGAGTTAATTAGAACGCAGTGTGTTTAATTAAAGCCaattataatatttgaaattatctGATCGATCCGTGTTTCTACAGTTTGGGTGTGATTAGGTGTTGATTGGCGTACTTCGCGCGCCGTTCCATGTAGAAGCTACTCTGGGGAAAGTTTGCTTTGTAAACTGGCGGGGGCGGGCGTGCGCGCGCGGAACCCGCGTCCGGGGCGCCGGCTCAGGCTCAGCCTGCCCGACTGCCTTGGGGCGCCGCTGAACGCAGCTCGGGAAATCCCAGCTCGTTGCGAAACCACTGTGCCTTTTCGGATCCGAGGGACCCCGCCACGCTTCAGCTGTCTTTCCCAGCACCGGTGCGCCTTCCGAGCTTGTTGCGGAGAGGCAACCTTTAAGGTTGCAAGGTGCACTGGGAGAAGCCCGGCTGGCAGAAGGCGAGTGTTTGATTTTGGATTCTCGCTCTGGCTGAAGAGCTCCCAAGGCTGACTCAGAATATGCGGTTAGACAAAGTAActgaaaggaccagagaaaagtTAGGACAAGGAGACAGtaattaactgtttcctttctaaTTTCGCACGCTGCAGGAGCCGAGGTGCGCCCCGGCATTTTCGGCCCCGCTTGGAGCTAGGTTTTCCAAGGAGACGGTCGAGCGCGTTCCGGTGGCGTCCGCTGCCCCCCACAGGGCCGGGCACTTGGAGCGCGCGCTTCTCTCCAACAAGAGCGTGAGCGCGGTGTCCGCCGCCTGGGCCTTGTTCCCGGTGCCCGGCTCGGCCTGACTCTTGCAAACATACGTGAGCGGCAATTAGGACCGGGCGGCGGGTGGACGTTTCTTCGCGCTCCTGAGGTCACGGGGTCAGCGAGGCCTAGGTGCGGCCGACGCGCAGAAGCCGCGGCCCAGCTGGTGAAGCCGGGCGGGGAGCCGCGGCGGCCACCTGCccgggggtgggtgggagccTGGGCGGCTCGGCTCTCGGCTGCGCTGCGGCGGCACTCCGCTCTACTCACCCCAGGAGGCGCTGTTTATCAAACTTGGCCGCCTTGGCAGGAGGCGCCTGCACGTTCTCACTTGGAGAATTGAGCCCTTTTCGGTACTCAGGGGTGGGCCTACAGAGTGACCGGTGTTGAGGGGGGGGTGGGCGGCGGTGCAGAGAACAGGGGTCTGAGACCCTTCGGTGCTCTCTTTTTAGCCGTGAATCCAGCCAGGCCTCCCGCCTTCCAGCGCAGGGGAGAGGAGCCCGTAGAAGCGCCCCGTGTGTCCAGGGCGAGATGCCCAGTTGATTGCCTCTGAGGGCAGGCGGGACGCGCGTCCCGGCTTGGATTCCGTCGCCACAGGCCTCCTGAGGGCCCCGCAGCTTCCGTCTCTGTATTGAGAGGGCGAAGGCGCGTTCTCTGGGCCTGGAAAACTCCCCAGACTCTGGCCCGGCCCCCTTGGTACGCAGCTTAACAGGTTGGGGTGGCCTGAGTGCGGAGCCCTGGCTTCCCCGGTCTCCCCAGGCCCACGGGCGAGCGTGCCCCCGCGGCGCAAGGCAAAGCCCGGGCGCGCTCAGTGGCCGCGTCACTGACCCCCGAGGGGCAGGGTTTGCGAGTGCCTGGCTGTTCCACCCCACCCCGCAGTTCACGGGACTTTCTAGGTGCGCCCTCCCGGGATTACTCTATTCTccggctcccccagcccctgcgaCCTAATTCTCTCCGGGGCCCAAGGTCAGTCTGGCCCTCCGCTTTCGGGTTCTTTTCCCGAGCCGTGCCTGTGCGCGGCGCCGGGCCCAGACTCGGGGCCGGAGCCGGGCTGGAGGCCGGGTCACCGGCGCTGTCTGAGCGTGACCCCCGGGCGCGGAGGACGTGGGGCGGGCCGCGCCTGCAACTCAGCACTGGCGGCGGGAAAGCGAACCGCTGGCCTTCAGCGCGTTGGCTCCCACCCTTTCCCGAGGGCTCTGAGGGACATGGCCGCGCAGCCTGGGCCTGAGGACACTGGCGCTACGAGGGAGCCGCACCCGGCCGCGCTCGCGCACCCCGGATGCCTCCTGGGGATTGGCTTCCAGGAACCCCCGGCCCGGGCTTCTCAACGCCGGAAATGCAGTTTATTACTCTTCGGAAGGCTGGGAGAGAGGGCGGCTGGCTCCCGGGGCTCGGCCGCGGGCAGGAAGGGGCATTCACAGAGTGCTCTGGGCGTTGGGCCGGCGCTGACGCCGCGGCCGGCCTTGCGTCCTGGGACCCCAACTTGGCCGAAGTTTCTGGATGGCTCGGAGGCCGGCACCAGCCCGACTCCCGCTCTCCAGGCCTCGCACCACGCGGCAGTGGAGGACCCGTGACTGGGAGGCGCGAGGGGGAAGTTCAACGCCTGGCGCGCGCGGAgcagccctcccctcctcccgtGGGTGGGTAGTGGGCGCGGGCGGGGGGCTTGGTGCGCGCGGCGGCCTGGACACTGCGCGGCCGGCAGGGAGGCCGGGCTGGGCCTGGGCGCGGGCGCTGCGCGTTTGTACCGCCCGGCCCAGCCTCGGGTGGTGCCGCAGGTCAGTGGCCAAGCGCGGCCGCGGCCCTGCGCCCTGCACGCCGCTCCCCGAGCGGGGCTCCAGGGGCTGCGGGCGCTGTCTCTTTAAGGTCACTGCCTGCTCCGGCACGACGTGGGGAGGACAGCTGGGCACTGGCCATCTGACTGACTCCGGCGTGACATCTGGGAGCCCACTGGTGTGTGGCACGCGAAGCGCTTGATGCCGCTATTTAAATGCAAATGCGAGGGGGCTCATTGAAGCCTCTCCCCGTAAATCCGCACAAAAGGAATACTTCCCAACCTccgagggggaggaggaggaggcagtgGCGCGAGGGCCACCCGTGCAAATCGCGTTGAGCGCGGCGCCCTGAGCTGTCGTCGCCGCCGTCGCGGCCCGCGAGGTTTCCAGCGAAGGTCAggccccgcccggcccggcccctGGGCGTCTGTCTGGCCCCTGGGAGCGGTCTGTGCGCGGAGGCTGGACCAGCGGTCGCGGCGGGCCTGCTCAACTTCCAAAGAGTCAGCCGGCGCCCGCCCCCCCTCGGCTTTCCCCGCCTGGGTACTGGGCTCCCCTAGATCCCCGGAGAGCGAGAGGGGCGGGGGCAGGACTCCTGCTAGAGGCGGCGGGCGCGGGGATGCGCTCCCAGCATCTCTCTGCACATCCAGGAATTGACCTGCGGCCCCCTCCGCCGTCCCCGGCCTGGGCGCTGGGCCCCTCGCTCCTATCCGCTGCTGCTCCCGCCCCGTCAAGGGGAAAatctggggtggggtgaggtgtggGGGCTGAGGGGCTGCCCTGCCAGGCCGCTCCCCAGCAGGCCCGTGTGGAGACCCTGCCCGGCTGGCGAGTCCTTGTGCCCGCAGCTCGGAGCCAGCAGTGGAGTGACAAAAAAGATAAAGTTGGTGAATGATAAAGACCGTATTTTCCACGCTTTGGGTGCGGGACCAGATGATCTAGAAAATGAGCTGAAATGGATTCAGCCTCCGAGCCTGTTGTGAGAGCAGCTGATTCCCCCATTTCGGGCCAGATGGCTGCTGAACACAGATTTGCATTCATTTTCGCTTAATATCATCCAAAATAGTGGGGCAGCTGCATTTGTTGTCAAAAAGGTTTAAAACCCCTTTTCTTTCTGGGGCAGGATCGTTACCTTATGTGATGGGCTTATagaactttttttccctctttagtCAACAGTATCAGATTTAGAAGGATTTGTTTTAAAACCTTCTAATTTGGTAATCAGATTTAAATCGCCTTGGCGCGTGTAATCTGAATTAAAGATACTGTAAATGATTTTAAGCATGATACTTTCGTTAGAGCAAGGAAGGGGGTACCTCCAGCGTGGGCTGGGCATTTTAGGAAGTGTGCTACAAAGGGAACATTGTTTCCCCTTTCCAACTTCATCTTTTCCGAAAAGGCACTTTGCATAATCTGACAATAACGCTTGCCTGGTCGCTCGCCTTGCGGTGAGCCCCAGAAGCAGCTAAATACGCAGAGACAAAGCGGTTTCTCAACCCGACCCTCCACCGTTGACTAACTTTATTTTGCGTTGTCTCTCCACGAGGAAAGTGTTCCCTCTTCCACTGGGTCGGCTGTGGGTGGAAAGCACTGGGCTTATTAGGAATacagaaattttcatttaatttatcgTGAATAGTTTTCATACACTTTGATTTAAGGTTATTAACATTCTATAGACAGTGGCATCTTTAATATGTGGCGATCGCTTCTAAAGACTAATCTCATTACCCTCAAATAgtcataaaatatgattttattatacTTACGTATTTAATTAGACGGCCGGCACCGGAATGGATTTTGAGATGGGACTGGCGCAACAGCTGTGATAATTCACTTATCTTTGGCAATAGTCATTAACCCCCAACACCAGCAAAATAGATTGCTTTCCAGCACTGCTTTTTTTTCTCACCCCTTCCAAGAGGCTTGGGGGGTCCCCAGATAACGTAAATCGGACTTTGATTTTCCcgattaattaaaatattaacgcACACACACTGccaattcatgaaagaaaaaaaaagagtgctgcCCCAGACCGGGCGTGAAGAGGCTGTCCTGCGACAACACTGCACCTTGaaacctgttttttaaattttctgtttgttttaatcaaAAGGGCCTGAATTCTCTCGGCAGGGAAGTGCCGGGACAGCTCCTGGCCGTCCCCTGGGCCTCCGCTCCGTGTCGCGCAGACGTCCTTTGGGCGGGCAGTGCGCCTGGGCGCCGAGTCCCGGCTGCCTGCAGGAGCTCGGCCGCCGGGCCCACGCGCTACCCACACCCAGCTGCCCTCCAGATTCCTGGAAACCAGGTCTGGAAGCCGCGCGCCGCGCGCCGCGCGCTCACTCGGGCTCAGCGGCACCGAGGGCAGGACCCGGGCGCCCGCAGCGTCTGCTCGGCTTTTAGAGCGGCTGGCGCCGGGGAGGTCTGGTCATCGCGCAGGGCGCGCAGCCGGACACCCGGCTCGGGGTCTCCGCAGAGGCCGGGCGCGCTTCCTGTCCACCCAGAGAGCCCGGAACCGCCTTTGTCACTCGCCGCGCCTAAGGACAGGCCGGGGGACGGGGTCTCCCGTGGCCACcgggaaagagagagagcatCTGGCAGAGTCTGCCTCCGACGTGGGTCCCCAGCCCGACACTCGGTGGCCTCCGCCGGGGCGGAAAGCACGCGCGCCCAGAAAGGCCCAGACGGGGGCAGACCGGCCCCCCCAGCCGCTTTAGGTCTGCTTAGAAAACAGGCTGAGCTGCGCGCCCCGCCTTGGCCGGGGAGCcctgctccccgcccccacctcgcccccaggtcccagcccccagcccccagtccgTTGCTTGCCCCTCCAGCTCCCTTCCTGCGGCCTGCCTGCTTCTACCACTTTTCCCTTTGGGCCATCCCAGGGCGACCTGCGGCCCCTTGCATTTAGTGCCAGCATTTGGGCAACTGGGGGCGCCCCGGCATTTTACCCCCTGCTCCCCACGGTGTTTTGACTGTGTGGCTGATTTCGGGAGGAGGTATTAAGGGGCCAGGCTGCAGTTGTGCACTGgttgtttgtttcatttcaaGACTTATTTGGGCGAGTAGTAACTTCCTTGGCTGCGGGTGGGCGCGAGGAGCCGCGGCGCGTGGCTGGGGGCTGCGGCGGCGCTCGGTGGCGCTCGGCGGCGCTCGGCGGCGCTCGGCGGCGGCAGGGCTCGCTGGGCTCGCGGGGCTCGGGCCGGCTCGCGGCGCCGTCAGGCAGTCAGTCGGagagcgcggcggcggcggcggcgaggggCGCGGCGAGGGGCGGCCGCTCCCATATATGGCGCAGGCGCCGCCCCCCGACGTCACCCTCTGACAGCGCCGCTCCCGGGGGCTTCGAGTTTTGGCTCCCGGGAAAGGGTCCATTCCTCGGGGAGAGAGGGCTGAGTTTTGTGCGCCTCCATCCGCTGCGCGCGCCGCTCCAGGCCCCGCCGCGCCCCGCCTGCGCCCGGGACTGCGCCGCGGCACTCACTGCCCCGTTTATTTGTCTTTGGAGCAGGCGGGCCGCGCCAGAAGCGGGCGATCCCGCAGTGTCCTGCAGCCGCGGACGCCGCCTGGCTAGGATGACACCACGTTGAGCGCGcctgcaaaacaacaacaaaaaccgccgccgccgcggccacCGCGTCCTGCTCCGCCGAAGCGCCGCCGGTGTAGCCGCCTCCGCGCCCCCGGCCGTCCGGAGCGCCCGGCCGCCGGTGTATGTCGCGCCTGCCCGGGACGGGCTGAAGCCGGCGGCGGGCCGGACCGCAGGCGCCGAGCAGGGCCAGCGCGGCCAGGGCAGCCGCCTGCCGCCGAGCCCCGAGCGCCGCTGCTCGCGGAAGCGCTTTCGGCCGGGAGCTGCGGCCGCCGCCACCAGTTTTCATGTTTGGGATTCAGGAGAATATTCCGCGCGGGGGGACGACCATGAAGGAGGAGCCGCTGGGCAGCGGCATGAACCCGGTGCGCTCGTGGATGCACACGGCGGGGGTGGTGGACGCCAACACGGCCGCCCAGAGGTACGTACCGGCCGCCCCCGcgcgccccggccccggccccgccggGTCCCCGCAGCCGGCCGGCGCCGCGCTCCTCACCGGGCCGCTGTCTCTTTCCTCCCGCAGCGGCGTGGGGCTGGCGCGGGCGCACTTCGAGAAGCAGCCGCCTTCCAACCTCCGGAAATCCAATTTCTTCCACTTCGTGCTGGCGCTCTACGACAGGCAGGGGCAGCCGGTGGAGATTGAAAGGACTGCTTTTGTGGACTttgtggagaaagagaaagtaagtgcAAACATACAGTCACACTCTCCATCTTTCTAGAAGTGGGAGGCAGGCGGTGCCCAAGCGCGG from Phocoena phocoena chromosome 16, mPhoPho1.1, whole genome shotgun sequence includes the following:
- the LOC136136568 gene encoding collagen alpha-1(I) chain-like; amino-acid sequence: MKTGGGGRSSRPKALPRAAALGARRQAAALAALALLGACGPARRRLQPVPGRRDIHRRPGAPDGRGRGGGYTGGASAEQDAVAAAAAVFVVVLQARSTWCHPSQAASAAAGHCGIARFWRGPPAPKTNKRGRMDPFPGAKTRSPRERRCQRVTSGGGACAIYGSGRPSPRPSPPPPPRSPTDCLTAPRAGPSPASPASPAAAERRRAPPSATERRRSPQPRAASDKGGSGLSGWTGSAPGLCGDPEPGVRLRALRDDQTSPAPAALKAEQTLRIFPLTGREQQRIGARGPAPRPGTAEGAAGQFLDVQRDAGSASPRPPPLAGVLPPPLSLSGDLGEPSTQAGKAEGGRAPADSLEVEQARRDRWSSLRAQTAPRGQTDAQGPGRAGPDLRWKPRGPRRRRRQLRAPRSTRFARVALAPLPPPPPPRSGLPDVTPESVRWPVPSCPPHVVPEQAVTLKRQRPQPLEPRSGSGVQGAGPRPRLATDLRHHPRLGRAVQTRSARAQAQPGLPAGRAVSRPPRAPSPPPAPTTHPREEGRAAPRAPGVELPPRASQSRVLHCRVVRGLESGSRAGAGLRAIQKLRPSWGPRTQGRPRRQRRPNAQSTLPTPEYRKGLNSPSENVQAPPAKAAKFDKQRLLGWAAASARRPHLGLADPVTSGARRNVHPPPGPNCRSQKRALQVPGPVGGSGRHRNALDRLLGKPSSKRGRKCRGAPRLLQQPPISARARARLPRAEGALHALTSQQPSQEGLEERPPGARAAAQACSPAAKTLPGPGAKVHCEARPEVPPTVPGSRVPKPRPALPQARRAHPGSGTPQCAQPGPPPNHSAQRPTRDARSSTLRARGLRWAAGRGGDHPADGIASSHHALTCAAHSTGVAGRPGREVTAAQDLGREGVLPGACPPSHLPPSLESPRAGPRAHQCARAAPSSTAGGGGAVGAVGAVGAVGAVGAVGGRARRYPRAPGSLPAAVPQGRSCTPRWPRAGEDLRGIPWPDAGFSVGRPFCQDLSHARSSEGLRAFATCFGQDSAPGPGRDGTARPVHLSGRGSQAREA